CGCGGTTCTTCTATGAACTATCGTGAAACTTCACTATATGAATTTGTGACGAAACGTAACTTCCTTCGACGGCTTTGCTAGCTCTGTTACCTTGGAGTTGGTGAATGCAGGGAAATCTTCATGTTTAAGCTGCGGTTGCTGAGTTTGGAGAGGGAGACGACCTCAATCGAAGCCTAAGATAACGGAGGTGGGAAGAGGTGGAGAATGAAGTTTGTCTTCGGGATGGATGTAGTAATTGATGACCCAACGAACAACTAAGGCTCTCTTTTCCGAGAGGTCAACGGCCACTCAGATTTTACGGCAGCCTCTGATGGTTTGTGTTCGAGAGCTTGACGGAAGTGACGGAGAAACCTTCACCTCACAGAgtcactaaaataattttttataaaaaatttaaccgTAAAAAGGCGAGGAGAAGTTACGGCAAACAAAACTATGTTAATATTCAATTCAGTTTGTTGCTGCTTTCGGTTCctccattttaaaataatttaaaaattaaaaatacttaaCTAAAACTAAAGAACAACCAACTACACATCTCGTTCACCTTTAGTTAAGGGCAATAGAGTAAACAACTATTGAAAAACTACCTTAGTAGTAGAATGTGACCCGCTCTGTtataaaaagtcaaaaagtGACCTTTTACGtaaaaaactcaaaactatATGTGtgttttactctattttaacagtaactagattttgacccgcgcttcgcTTCAAAAGCGcggtttttttttggattttagacAAAGTGTATGAatatattttgggtatttttggatcttcggatatttttttcaagtttcaaattatttttcagGTTTTTGGATACTTCTAATCTTTTCAAATGTTGAATATCTGAACCGAGCTAGACCTATTACGTACCCAAATATTACAACTATCTTACATGTATTTGAATTATGACTCCGTACCGACCCAGATATAAAAGCAACCGactaaaattaaccaaaaaatttcaaatatctaTTTGGGTCCAAATGTTTAGAACCCAAACCTAGATAGAAAGGAATCGATCCGAATACCCAAACTTACtctctcattttattttgtttttatcttataagagttatattttttaaattgatatgACTAAAGATTTACTTGGTagatttaattttgtaaatatttgaaactTAATGTAAGATGACATGGTAAAATATGTTTAACGACATATGATtactattttaataattaatatatgaatattatagatcatgaacataatatatatatatatatatatatatatattgcataacATTATTGCTTAACAATGATTAAGTTGAGAGATAAAATTAACTCAGAAAACCGTGTATGACATAAAATGAAgagtaataatatatttttttaaaataagattttgaaccatgtttttaaatttatgattaattGTATTATTAGGGGGTTCatcatgaaaatatttttggatctGATTTGTAAAGATTTCATTAATGTGGGTCATAGCCCAACGACTTTTCCTTAAGcgcccaagaagaagaagtctacGGTTCGATATATATCTCTCCTAACTTTGTTTTCggcttttttatttctttaataaaCCTAAAAAGACAATAATgtccttgtcttcttccttgGCTATGTCGAgcagaaaccctaattttcgaatctgatttttttttacaattcttAGTCTTTTTCACTCCTTTTCTTAGGTTTTCGCGCATTCATCGTAGAGTTTGAACTTAAGACATGATTTTAAACTTGTAAATCAAGGAAAAGTTGATTTTTTGTAAGAAATCTGTTTTTGGGTGATTTAGTGCAATGTCACAGTTCCTTACCGATTAGCGTTTGTACGGCGAGTAAACGTCCAAATCGGCCGATTTTGGAACCTGGGCATTATCAACTTGATGGTGGTTTTCTCTGATTGACAATGATTACCGTAAAACTTACCATTAGTTGTAACCATTGACTTCTTAATTAGTCAAAGCATATATGGTATagggtccgattggtaatggctgtagttttaaaatttttgatgtagaaaaaaatctgtagactttttgctgtggctttaaattttattgctgtagaattttatggaaagcactaaaaaattgttttggatatttggctctgcagagcacttgtacagctgtaggttatttcaagagatgtggtttcaaaaaaaaatttaaagcttgattgctctgaatttggtgttgtggaaaTAAATATGGCTGTGGACAGCATCTACTTCAACTACCAATTAcccccataattttttttttgtctaccgagttatgttgtattataaataagGAGATTGACTAAACCATTAAATTTGATGTGTatcaaattaagaaaatattaagcaagaccaaaaaaatagttaactCTAATGAAAAAGTCCAACAACCTttcataagtagattttttaagaatcattctattttaatagtatagatcagaggaaatgagaaaaaaatgttttcacctCATTGGCTAAATGCAGAGTAACTcagcaaaaaaaagttttactcCACTCTTTTCTCGCTAACAATACCTTTCGGTCAAAGCTAGTATAACATCTACTGGATACAACAAGTAAAATGATACAGACGAAAACGATATACTGTAGTACTTATCAGACAACACTTACGTAAGTCAATCTATAATTTTTTCTATCCTGAAATATTTCCGATTTATAAGTGTAATCAATTTCGTGTTTGGGCAGTTGGGTGGTGAAATATTAAAGTCGAAATAAGTGAGCTACTTCCAAGTTACGAGgggaaatttaaaaaaaaaacgttagaagggaaacaaaaaaacagcCGAACTTATTATAGAACTGACATTGCAATTCAAAGTAGTGCTTGTGAGGTTGGTTTTGTgcatttactctttttttttttgaacaagaGTTGGTTTTGTGCAGACCATGTGGTTGGTTTTGTGCATTTACTCTATCTATGTAAATGTGTGGTCAACTGGAAATAAATAGACACATATATAACATTCACGAGTATTAAAAATATCCGGATTAGtaatctttcaaaaaaatttcaaacacaaaactatactaatattcatttttaaatattatatcaacatacattttttttttttttgaaacatgcatatttgtttttgttgcttTTCGTACATGAACTTAATATATAGAATGAAGGTACTCTGACCGATCAAAGTGTTAGTGCAATATGACACAACAATAATAATGCATAAAGTAAATTAAGAGACAAAACAATACAAGCAATCACTTTGCTTTATTAGAATCTCTttaaacaatttattacaaGATCTGTTTAATTCAGTTTTTACACGTCTAGTGTTAACACCCAAAGACACGCTACTGAAAGATTTCTAAGCTACCCGCTTATGTCTATCTTCCGTCAAGTACTTCGGTAACTGCTTCAGCACGACCTAGAACACTTCCAAaagcttctctctttctctataaGATCAGTCTCTGTGTCTCTGTCTCGATACATACGACCTCATAGCCATCTTATAGTTATTCTCCACGTTCctgaaaccctagtctccaaggcaacatgtatgaacatcttccataacaataagtgcaactttaattttcttggaatgcacttattcctctttctttaagtcataaacttgctcctcaagtttattcctctttccttatctccaagatactctcttgctctccaagtctacacgactccagctcagcaacttgactccacatggtcttcaccactcactacgacgtctgcttcagcaactacgtcagCGACTACTTCAGGGCAGACATCTTACAACTTCAATCTCCCCTTTTAGCTTTGTGTGCTGATCAAGCACAACAATATTCTGGTTCAGCAACCACGTTGCAACCACGTTCCTCACTTGGAAACTTCCACACCAAATGTGCTTTTCTCCCCCACGAGATGTGCACCACACCATGCTTTCTCCCTCATGATATATGCATTCTCTGTACCAGAAAATCACCATTCTCTCCCTGCTTGATTGCATACTAAGCTAAAACAGATGCTTAGATGTCAAGCCTTACAGTCCCACCCGTCTGTTTCTTCATGTATAATCATGACAGAGCCCCTACTGCAGCGGAATAACAAGTACTGCATCACGACCTGACGCACCTGTCGAACTACCCTTCGACCAGCTTCTGTTGAGGACCTGGCTTCCGTCATTTGTCATATTCTTGACCATGAGCCCTTCCCCATCCACACCGAGTGCCCTCTGCACTCGTTGTTATTGTCTTGGAGTGATTTCACTATCACCCTCCTGAAGATCATCTCGCATCACTTCTTGACGCACTTCGATCTCCTTCTCCTTTGTGCCACAAAAAACCTTGTGTCCTGGCTCCAGCCTTGATGCTTCTTGATCAACCTCAAGATCACTCTTAACAGAGTTGCATCCTTCCCCTGATGTCTCTTCCTTGACCTTATCAAGTAAGCCACTCTTGGCTAAGAGCACCTCTTCAACCCTCTTGGGTTTAATGAACGTCTTGTTCACCTTCTTGGCCATGTTTTTGCTCTTCACACGAGCAAAACACTCcaccttcttgtgtccaaccttcCCACAGAACCAACAACACATCCGATGATGCTTTTTGTTTGGCCTGACACAGTTGCTGATGCACCGATCAGTCTCCTTCCTTGTACCAGCTGCACAACCATGCTTCTGAACCTCATGTCTGACCTTCATGTTGTTGCACTGATGTACTACTTTCGGCTTGTTACTCACAGCTGCGCGCTGTAGAACTTCCTGCCTTACTCCCTGTCGTACGTCCCGACGTACTTCCTGACAAGCTCCTTTGGCTCCACTTTTTTATGTGCTCCCATGCAAGAAATGTGATAGCCCCTTCTGTTGTACGTCCTCAGCTCCTCGATATCCCAGTCCCTAATTCGCCTTAGCTGGTTGTCCCATCGAGAGTATCTTATCCAAATTTTTGGATCCACTGTTGAGCATCCTGATTTGTTTACGATTTTCAGCCAAATCACGCTCCAGCATCATTGCTCTCTCACGTTCATCAATAGCAACTTCCCTCAGTTTGCTAACCTCCTTTTCCAGAGACTCATTCTTCTCATTTACAGCAGCAAGTTCTTCAGCAAGATCTTCATACTGCTCACGGCCCTGCACCAATTCGTGTTGCAACCTCAGATTCTCATTCTTGAGATTCAACCACTTATTTAGTAGCACGTGATAATCCTCAGAGTCTGTACTGAGATCTGAATCCGAGGATTCACTAGATTTCTCCTTGCGTGCACCAAATGAAACCATATTCTTCATCAtctttccatcttcttcagactctgAATCATCAGACGACTGCAATGGAACTCCTTTTCCCTTCTTTGAGTTTGGACATTCACGCTGTGTGTGTCCAACACCTCTGCACTCAGAACACTTAAGTTCTCTTTGTTGTGCTACAGGACAGTCAACCTTTATATGACCAACGCCTCCACACTCATAGCACCTGagactttctcttcttcttttattgCCATGATCACCTCCCTGGCGACCATACTGATTCCTCCCACCAGAAGAATTCATCATCTTACCCAGATTCCTAACCAACATCCCCATGGCATCTTCAACATTGGGAGATCTATCTCCATCTTTGTCAGCAGCAAGAGCTATACTCTTTGATGCACCACCTGACGTAGAGACTGGACTACTGtctgtctccatctcttctGCCTTCAGCATACCCACAAGCTTGTCAAACTTGAGCTCAGCCGTGTTTGTGGTCATATTCAAGACCGCCTTGTGAGCTCCAAACTTTTCTGGAAGATAGCGTagtaacttctttaccagcttcTTCTCTTTGTACTTCTTCCCAAGTACACATGCTTCATGCGCCATAGCACTGAGTTTGGTACTGAAGCTCACCACAGAATCAGTATCTGACCACCTGAGATTCTCAAACAGTGACTCAAGATGATCTAGACGTgtcctcttgacactctcatcTCCTTCAAATGAATTCAGCAGGATCTCCCACGCTTCTTTAGCCGAAATACTCCCCTGAATCATCTGGAACTGTTCTGCTTCAACCACTCCAAAAATCACCGACAACGACTTTGCATTAAACTTGGATGCATTGCGTTCTGCCTCTGACCAATCCTCTTTTGGCTTGGGCTTCTTCTCATCTCCTGTGACTATGGTAGGCTCCTCCCAACCAATCTCCACAGCTGTCCACGCTCATTGATCCCTCGAATCATCTGCTTCATGCGAGCCTTCCAATGACCATACTGGTCCGCGTTCAACATGATTGCCTTCTGCATCATAACAATCGTGTCCATCTTCACCTTCAGGATTACACCGATAACTTAGGTGcccggctctgataccacttgttagtgcaagatgacaCAACAATAGTAATGCAGAAAGTAAAGCAAGAGACAAAACAATACAAGAAACCACTTTGCTTTATTAGAATCTCcttaaacaatctattacaagatctgcttaattcagcttttacacgtctagtgttaacaccctaagacacgctactgaaagattcctaaGCTACCCGCTTATGTCTATCTTCCGTCAAGTACTTCGGCAactgcttcagcacgacccagaacacttccaagagtttctctctttctctataagatcagcctCTGTGTCTCTGTCTCGATACAGACGACCCCATAGCTATCTTATAGTTATTTTCCACGTTCttgaaaccctagtctccaaggcaacatgtttggacatcttccataacaataagtgcaactttccttttgttggaatgcacttattcttctttctttaagtcataaacttgctcctcaagtttattcctcttttcttatctccaagatactctctTCCTCTCCAAATCTACGCGACTCCAGCTCAgcaccttgactccacatggtcttcaccactcacTCAACGTCTGATTCAACAACTACGTCAGCGGCGACTTTAGGGcagacatcttacatcttcacAAAGAGTTAACTCAAGTGGTTTGggatttttttcaaattgattTAATGTAGAGTAAGTAAATTTTGAGCCTTCTCGCCGATGTTTGGTGTTGAAAGTGCTTtgaagaatattttattttcgataATCTAAAATCTCTAGGGTTTCCTAAAGGTGTTGCAATGATACTCATACTCGGACGTAGCCTTGTGGCAGTGACGACGGTTAGATGGCGACACTGGAATGTCGGTGGGAGCAGCAGCATTTGAAGAATGATGGTTCTCTCTTCGAAGACACATGTTTATTGTTGCTTTGAGTAGATTAGACGTGTCAGGGTCATGTATGTTTATTTATGTTGGACTTTCGATATGGAACTATAGATAGAGTTGAATACGAGTTGTTGCATTTGCCCATTTGGGCTTATAACATAATACAAAGTTGACCAATTTTTATTTCGAATTGTTTGTTTTTGGCGacctttttaattaaaaatattataacactAATGCAATATCCTCAAGATTTTGGATAACAAACACATACAAAATTAATGCCAGGGGGTGGTAAAGGGACGCATTTTCCACCAGAAAAATCTGATTCAACGCAAGTCTGATTGCAGTGTGGAAATTTATAGCATGTACCTATCACGATCGGTTTCCCTTTACCTTGAGCTTTTACAAATTCTGCAATATAAGTTGTTTACAAAAACTATATATAGTGTCGTAATTAGAAACATAATAATCCTTAAACATGAATCTCTTTCTCTAAATTGTAATGcattattcttatatattgtagcAATAAAAACGTATATAGTATGCACGGGCACATATATAAgacgatatatatataatatcacgtaaaaaatacaaatttgataatttaaattttccATACCTGGGATCAAGAGAACAGTGAGACATAAGAACACAAGAAAAACACGTTTACTGCTTAAAGCCATTTTGATCCTTTTGTTTTGGTTCGTTCTGTATgtgttttattttccttttttgctAACGAAATTAAATAGTTGCAAACTTCTTTTATACATAGAATGTTTGGATTTTATGCTTTACTTGTATGATAAGATAATATCTGTTTTTTGGTCAAACCATTATCTGTTTTGACCGAGACTACTATTAGCGTTGAAGCTGAATACAGTTATGGACATACCTTGGGTTTCATGATTGTAATCGACTTCTTTTTCGTTTATGAATGCGTTTTGAGATGACGTTTAATCTTGTTCTATAGTTGTGGTTGAGAAATAGTG
The window above is part of the Brassica napus cultivar Da-Ae chromosome C8, Da-Ae, whole genome shotgun sequence genome. Proteins encoded here:
- the LOC111203581 gene encoding defensin-like protein 32, which encodes MALSSKRVFLVFLCLTVLLIPEFVKAQGKGKPIVIGTCYKFPHCNQTCVESDFSGGKCVPLPPPGINFVCVCYPKS